One Glutamicibacter halophytocola DNA segment encodes these proteins:
- a CDS encoding MMPL family transporter, whose amino-acid sequence MASILYRLARWAHRHRLRVISMWLAAFIFIGVCASLFMGQLSNTFTLPGTETQRTLDRMKEELPDLAGGSGSIVFRESTDKALSEGQQKSIAEALEQLSLHPQVVDAMSPFDLQKQLDKAQPEIDKNEKKLVDGQKKLDDAKKQIADGKVQLEDGRKDLTNGWAQYFDGEKKIKDAEPQIAAGEKKLADSGAQLDAGQKKLDSGASQLAAGEAKYNDGLAQYKSGKKAYDSGQAQYNAGEQKLDAAQKEITSGEQEYKSGMQQLLGGASRSEFESSLATGKTKATTGLKEAEDGMAQAKAGIAKAESAIAALGPRIQSTEQALEQAKADGNEQAVAEYTETLNQLKTSLAEAEKGKAAAEAGLSKAQAGKDQATAALAKIAQGEAGLKQLDAARKKLDDGQAQVDSGRKELKANSSKLSAAKTQLAGAKKQLDQAKSEIDANKAKLAQGQAELDAGRAQLNAGQKEFDQKKAEFLKGKADLAKAKEKLEAGEKTIKEKTAELEQAEKDVEKGQKDLEAAHAELQFAARQVGANSDMRFVSEDQSTAVSQVSFKIQTDALTPADREQIKAIAAGPQANGVEVLFSKEIMQDMSQVFGSSEIIGVVIAAIVLVVMLGTLIAAGLPLLLALLGVGAGVGTTMAFSSLIDMASITPALALMLGLAVGIDYALFIIHRHRTQLLAGMDVGESIARSVGTSGNAVVFAGLTVIIALAALAVPGLPFLTVLGLSAAFTVFCSVLLNITLLPALLSLAGTRLVSKRARRKAAALAENPVIKEPFSARWVRMVTKVAVPVTLLVVIVLGAIALPATQMRTALPDGSAEPADSQAFQAFEQTSDKFGAGYNGPLLVLADLPETLTKRQAESKALDVADKLRGYDGVVAAIPVALTDNHRLSAIQVIPTDGPSSEQTEALVHQLREDYSEFSEATGADIAVTGQVAAQIDVSEKVTAALVPYLSIVVGLSLILLLLVFRSIVVPLLATGGFLLSLAAAFGASVMVYQFGWFSGFFDVNVPGPLLSFLPILLTGILFGLAMDYQVFLVSAMRERYAHGEPAKDAVRSGFSMAAPVVTAAALIMISVFAGFVFSHLAMIRPLGFALAFGVLFDAFIIRMTLIPAVMHLLGDKAWYLPKWLDRILPDVDVEGSKLNELLDSEESASDDDYDQDYTKENATV is encoded by the coding sequence ATGGCATCAATCCTTTACCGCCTGGCGCGATGGGCGCACCGCCACCGTTTGCGCGTCATTTCGATGTGGCTCGCGGCATTCATCTTCATTGGCGTTTGCGCCAGCTTGTTCATGGGACAGCTTTCAAATACGTTCACGCTGCCTGGCACGGAAACCCAGCGCACGCTGGACCGAATGAAGGAAGAACTCCCGGATCTGGCCGGTGGTTCAGGGTCGATCGTCTTCCGCGAGAGCACCGACAAGGCACTGAGCGAAGGACAGCAGAAGTCCATCGCCGAAGCCCTGGAACAGCTTTCCCTGCATCCGCAGGTTGTCGATGCAATGAGCCCGTTCGACCTGCAAAAGCAGCTCGACAAGGCGCAACCAGAAATCGACAAGAATGAGAAGAAACTGGTTGATGGCCAGAAGAAACTCGATGATGCCAAAAAGCAGATTGCTGACGGCAAGGTCCAGCTCGAAGACGGCCGCAAGGACCTGACCAACGGATGGGCCCAGTACTTTGACGGCGAGAAGAAGATCAAGGATGCCGAGCCGCAGATTGCAGCTGGCGAAAAGAAGCTGGCTGACAGCGGCGCACAGCTGGACGCCGGCCAAAAGAAGCTTGACTCGGGTGCCTCGCAGCTGGCTGCCGGCGAAGCCAAGTACAACGATGGCCTTGCCCAGTACAAGTCAGGCAAGAAGGCCTACGACTCGGGCCAGGCCCAATACAACGCCGGCGAGCAAAAGCTTGATGCTGCGCAAAAGGAAATCACCAGCGGAGAGCAAGAATACAAGTCCGGCATGCAGCAACTGCTTGGCGGCGCATCCCGCTCGGAATTCGAGTCCTCGCTTGCCACGGGCAAGACCAAGGCAACGACCGGCCTGAAAGAAGCAGAGGACGGCATGGCCCAGGCCAAGGCCGGGATCGCCAAGGCCGAATCCGCCATTGCCGCGCTGGGCCCGCGGATCCAGTCCACCGAACAGGCCCTTGAACAAGCCAAAGCCGACGGCAATGAACAAGCCGTAGCTGAATACACCGAAACCCTGAACCAGCTCAAGACCAGTCTGGCCGAGGCAGAAAAGGGCAAGGCCGCCGCCGAAGCTGGACTTTCAAAAGCCCAGGCCGGCAAGGACCAGGCCACGGCCGCGTTGGCGAAGATCGCCCAGGGCGAGGCCGGGTTGAAGCAGCTGGATGCTGCGCGCAAGAAGCTCGATGATGGCCAGGCCCAGGTAGATTCCGGCCGCAAGGAGCTGAAGGCCAACAGCAGCAAGCTCAGCGCGGCTAAAACGCAGCTCGCCGGCGCCAAGAAACAGCTGGACCAGGCGAAGTCGGAGATTGATGCCAACAAGGCCAAGCTGGCACAAGGCCAAGCCGAACTGGATGCCGGGCGAGCACAGCTGAATGCCGGGCAGAAGGAATTCGATCAGAAGAAGGCCGAATTCCTCAAGGGCAAGGCCGACTTGGCCAAGGCCAAGGAGAAGCTCGAAGCCGGCGAAAAAACCATCAAGGAAAAGACCGCCGAGCTGGAACAGGCCGAAAAGGACGTTGAAAAGGGCCAGAAGGACCTGGAAGCCGCCCATGCCGAGTTGCAGTTTGCTGCGCGCCAGGTAGGCGCCAACTCCGACATGCGTTTTGTCTCCGAAGATCAGAGCACCGCTGTCTCGCAAGTGAGTTTCAAGATTCAAACCGATGCGTTGACGCCCGCTGACCGCGAACAGATCAAGGCCATTGCCGCCGGCCCGCAAGCCAATGGTGTCGAAGTCCTCTTCTCCAAAGAGATCATGCAAGACATGTCCCAGGTCTTTGGCTCATCGGAAATCATTGGCGTGGTGATCGCCGCCATCGTCCTGGTGGTCATGCTCGGCACATTGATTGCCGCCGGCTTGCCGCTGCTCTTGGCCCTGCTGGGCGTGGGAGCCGGCGTGGGCACAACCATGGCCTTCTCATCGCTGATCGACATGGCCTCGATTACCCCGGCCCTGGCGCTGATGCTTGGCCTTGCCGTGGGTATCGACTATGCGTTGTTCATCATCCACCGGCACCGCACCCAGTTGCTGGCCGGAATGGACGTGGGCGAATCGATCGCACGCTCCGTGGGCACCAGCGGCAACGCGGTGGTCTTTGCCGGCTTGACCGTGATCATCGCCTTGGCTGCGCTGGCTGTGCCGGGCCTTCCATTCTTGACCGTGCTGGGCCTCTCGGCAGCCTTCACCGTCTTCTGCTCGGTGCTGTTGAACATCACCCTGCTGCCGGCCTTGTTGTCGCTGGCCGGCACCCGGCTGGTCTCCAAGCGCGCCCGCCGCAAGGCTGCAGCATTGGCGGAGAACCCGGTCATCAAGGAACCATTCTCGGCCCGCTGGGTGCGCATGGTGACCAAGGTGGCCGTACCGGTGACCCTGCTGGTGGTCATTGTTCTTGGAGCCATTGCGCTCCCCGCGACCCAGATGCGTACCGCCCTGCCTGATGGCAGCGCGGAACCTGCGGACTCGCAGGCTTTCCAGGCCTTCGAACAGACCAGCGACAAGTTCGGCGCCGGCTACAACGGGCCGTTGCTGGTCCTGGCTGATCTGCCCGAGACCCTGACCAAGCGCCAAGCTGAGTCCAAGGCGCTGGATGTCGCCGACAAGCTTCGCGGCTATGACGGCGTGGTTGCCGCAATCCCGGTCGCCTTGACTGACAACCACCGGCTCTCAGCAATCCAGGTCATCCCGACCGATGGCCCATCTTCGGAACAGACCGAAGCCCTGGTTCACCAATTGCGTGAAGATTACTCGGAGTTCTCCGAGGCCACCGGAGCAGATATCGCGGTAACCGGCCAGGTTGCTGCCCAGATTGACGTCTCCGAGAAGGTTACGGCCGCGCTGGTGCCCTACCTGAGCATTGTGGTTGGCCTGTCGCTGATCCTGCTGTTGCTGGTCTTCCGCTCGATCGTCGTTCCCTTGCTGGCCACAGGCGGCTTCCTGTTGTCCCTGGCAGCAGCCTTCGGCGCCAGCGTCATGGTTTACCAGTTCGGCTGGTTCTCCGGCTTCTTCGACGTCAATGTTCCCGGACCGCTGCTCAGCTTCCTGCCGATCCTGCTCACCGGCATCCTCTTCGGCCTGGCCATGGACTACCAGGTATTCCTCGTGTCGGCGATGCGCGAACGCTACGCGCATGGCGAGCCAGCGAAGGATGCGGTGCGCTCCGGATTCTCCATGGCGGCCCCGGTGGTCACCGCGGCGGCGTTGATCATGATTTCGGTCTTTGCCGGATTCGTCTTCTCGCACCTGGCCATGATCCGGCCGCTGGGCTTCGCGTTGGCCTTCGGCGTGCTCTTCGATGCGTTCATCATCCGCATGACGCTGATCCCGGCAGTGATGCATCTGCTGGGAGACAAGGCCTGGTACCTGCCGAAATGGCTGGATAGGATTCTTCCAGACGTTGATGTGGAAGGATCGAAGTTGAATGAGCTGCTTGATTCCGAGGAATCAGCCTCTGACGATGACTACGACCAGGATTACACCAAGGAGAACGCCACCGTATGA
- a CDS encoding TetR family transcriptional regulator, producing MTSLSTGTRREQNKRATKQAIVDAVAQLLRQGTDSALTAHQISDAAGISRRTLFNYFPTVDAIYSYPLHQVLDSMVESMGMASNSIPLLESIIQALKSDEVTQQLGQVAHFGAYVIGNEANGCITANVNEWQQATMDVLEKLGHRYPQADSFSIRVLTHALLGAGQAAFDEWMEHIPANQNQSMDISPELLATFHTLVTKAMHTLELGFNHFPLTNTCTSTSKDI from the coding sequence GTGACTTCTCTCAGCACCGGTACCCGCCGAGAACAAAATAAACGGGCGACAAAACAGGCGATCGTCGACGCCGTTGCACAGCTTTTGCGCCAAGGCACCGATTCCGCGCTGACCGCTCATCAAATCTCCGACGCCGCGGGGATTTCACGGCGCACCCTGTTCAACTACTTCCCCACTGTGGATGCCATCTATTCCTATCCCCTGCATCAGGTGCTCGACTCCATGGTGGAGTCCATGGGCATGGCTTCCAATTCAATTCCGCTGCTTGAGTCAATCATCCAAGCCCTGAAATCAGATGAAGTTACACAGCAGCTAGGCCAGGTGGCGCACTTTGGCGCATACGTCATTGGGAATGAAGCCAATGGCTGCATCACAGCGAATGTGAACGAGTGGCAGCAAGCCACCATGGACGTTCTTGAGAAGCTTGGGCACAGATATCCCCAAGCCGACAGCTTCTCCATCCGGGTTCTCACCCATGCGCTTCTGGGAGCCGGCCAAGCCGCCTTTGATGAATGGATGGAACACATCCCAGCCAATCAAAACCAGAGCATGGACATCTCCCCAGAACTGCTTGCCACCTTCCATACGCTGGTCACAAAGGCCATGCACACCCTGGAACTAGGCTTCAACCATTTCCCGCTGACCAACACCTGCACTAGCACCTCGAAGGACATCTAA
- a CDS encoding dicarboxylate/amino acid:cation symporter yields the protein MSNAAPSSKLPRWMTSFGPQIIAALIAGLILGLVAKYTGSTAEEPNGLGRALSIIGSSYVSLLRTAVIPLIFFAVVASIANLSKVTNAARLAWQTLLWFGITALISVTIGMILGVAFQPGANTGQEAPAEYAGKTGDWLGFLTGLVPSNFLGLGASTSLDDGAATTSVSFNVLQILVVAIAVGVAALKVGKAAEPFLAFSASALAIIQKVLWWIIRVAPIGTVGLIGNAVATYGWDTIGALGKFTVAIYVGLALVLFALYPVLVRSHGLSVKQYFSGVWPAVQLGFVSRSSIGTLPLTQRVTERNLGVPSGYASFAVPLGATTKMDGCAAIYPAVSAVFVAQFFNIDLSITDYVLIAIVSVLGSAATAGTTGAVVMLTLTLSTLGLPLAGVGLLMAVDPIIDMGRTAVNVAGQALVPTIVAKREGILDLDMYNAPRNGNPFADESALAEDSIAEPATAQ from the coding sequence ATGTCAAACGCCGCACCTTCATCTAAACTTCCCCGTTGGATGACCAGCTTCGGGCCGCAAATCATTGCCGCGCTGATTGCAGGTCTCATCCTGGGACTCGTAGCCAAGTACACCGGCAGCACCGCCGAAGAACCCAATGGCTTGGGCCGCGCCCTGTCGATTATCGGATCCAGCTACGTTTCACTGCTGCGCACTGCTGTCATCCCGCTGATTTTCTTTGCGGTAGTTGCTTCCATTGCCAACCTTTCGAAGGTCACCAATGCAGCCCGGCTGGCCTGGCAGACCCTCCTGTGGTTCGGCATTACCGCGCTGATCTCGGTAACCATTGGCATGATTCTGGGTGTTGCCTTCCAGCCCGGAGCAAATACCGGGCAGGAGGCTCCAGCGGAATATGCAGGCAAGACCGGCGATTGGCTCGGATTCTTGACCGGCCTGGTTCCTTCGAATTTCCTTGGCCTCGGTGCCAGCACTTCACTTGACGACGGAGCAGCCACGACCTCGGTCAGCTTCAACGTATTGCAGATCCTCGTGGTCGCAATCGCTGTTGGCGTTGCAGCCCTGAAGGTCGGCAAGGCCGCCGAACCGTTCCTGGCATTCTCTGCCTCGGCCCTGGCAATTATCCAGAAGGTCCTTTGGTGGATCATCCGTGTTGCCCCTATCGGCACAGTTGGCCTGATCGGCAACGCAGTGGCCACCTACGGCTGGGACACCATCGGCGCGCTGGGCAAGTTCACGGTGGCCATCTACGTTGGGCTGGCACTGGTCCTCTTTGCCTTGTACCCGGTCCTGGTACGCAGCCACGGCCTGTCGGTCAAGCAGTACTTCTCCGGTGTTTGGCCAGCTGTTCAGCTGGGCTTCGTTTCCCGCTCCTCCATCGGCACCCTGCCGCTCACCCAGCGAGTGACCGAACGAAACCTGGGTGTTCCTTCGGGATACGCTTCGTTTGCCGTTCCGCTGGGAGCCACCACGAAGATGGATGGCTGCGCGGCAATCTACCCAGCGGTTTCCGCAGTATTTGTCGCCCAGTTCTTCAACATTGATCTGAGCATCACCGACTACGTCTTGATCGCTATCGTTTCGGTGCTCGGCTCCGCAGCCACCGCCGGCACCACCGGTGCTGTCGTCATGCTGACGCTGACGCTCTCCACCCTGGGCCTGCCGCTTGCCGGTGTTGGCCTACTGATGGCCGTTGACCCGATCATCGACATGGGTCGCACCGCGGTGAACGTTGCCGGACAGGCGCTGGTTCCGACCATTGTGGCCAAGCGCGAAGGCATTTTGGATCTGGACATGTACAACGCCCCTCGCAACGGCAACCCATTTGCCGACGAGTCAGCGCTGGCAGAAGATTCAATCGCGGAACCTGCCACCGCCCAGTAG
- a CDS encoding DUF2975 domain-containing protein, translated as MSRFAIPLLRIALAITICGSVLVQLLVLPIYIGEVVAMHPEASTLATPYRWVVTLGIACIQVSLVAIWALLNKVQKQEIFSGQALSWVETFIWSTTTTSLLVMALGFHLLNAVKAGGPGVVLAVAGGAVIMATLALLMLVMRGVLVSATKLDAQSSMPA; from the coding sequence ATGTCACGTTTCGCAATCCCCTTGCTTCGAATAGCCCTAGCCATCACGATCTGTGGATCGGTGCTCGTTCAGCTTCTTGTACTCCCCATTTACATCGGTGAAGTCGTAGCCATGCACCCTGAGGCTTCCACCCTGGCTACGCCCTACAGATGGGTCGTCACCTTGGGCATCGCATGCATCCAGGTTTCCCTCGTTGCAATCTGGGCACTGTTGAATAAAGTTCAGAAACAGGAAATTTTCTCCGGGCAGGCACTGTCATGGGTCGAGACATTCATCTGGTCCACCACAACGACTAGCCTTCTGGTGATGGCACTGGGTTTCCATCTCTTGAATGCCGTCAAGGCTGGCGGACCGGGCGTGGTGCTGGCGGTTGCTGGCGGTGCGGTGATCATGGCTACCTTGGCCTTGCTCATGCTGGTCATGCGCGGAGTCCTGGTTTCGGCAACCAAGCTTGACGCGCAGTCATCGATGCCGGCCTGA
- a CDS encoding VOC family protein, which translates to MRVYITSVFVSDQEKAKEFYTSVLGFKVKHDIPMGPFSWLTLVSPEQEGGTELLLEPAEHRAVAPYREALKADGIPVASFAVDDVQAEYERLIGLGVEFTQDPTEGGPVTVATFDDTCGNLIQISSYQG; encoded by the coding sequence ATGCGTGTATACATCACCAGCGTTTTTGTCTCCGACCAAGAGAAAGCCAAAGAGTTCTACACCAGTGTCCTGGGTTTTAAGGTCAAGCACGACATCCCCATGGGCCCCTTCAGCTGGCTGACACTCGTTTCACCCGAGCAAGAAGGCGGAACGGAACTTCTGCTTGAGCCGGCTGAACACCGAGCCGTTGCCCCGTATCGCGAAGCGCTAAAAGCCGACGGGATCCCGGTGGCGTCCTTTGCAGTTGATGATGTCCAGGCTGAATACGAGCGCCTGATCGGCTTGGGAGTGGAATTCACCCAGGACCCTACCGAGGGTGGCCCGGTCACTGTCGCGACATTCGACGATACCTGTGGCAACCTGATCCAGATTTCCAGCTACCAGGGATGA
- a CDS encoding DUF885 domain-containing protein: protein MTSPAPHREPSAIDKIAEEFYRKSLELTPEWGVSLGLPGYESAYGDYSPAGTTGQIRLLSDTLSSLANAAPVDSVDEVTLDAMTERLGLELEILFTGRTELNNIASPAQEIRSIIDLMPQESAEDFAFIAQRLENLPAAIDGYIASLRDSAANSMVPAKRQVRIVTTQSIDYAKDGGFFDQLAVAGSAIDPSLAQRLERGSEGSKLAYRRLAEYLDAELLAQAPEQDAVGREYYALMSRRFLGATVDLEETYAWGIAELDGIIAEQQRVAQQIKPGSTIDKAKRVLNEDPARKLNGTDALREWMQDKADQAIADLAGTHFEIPAPMDRIECMIAPTQDGGVYYTGPSEDFTRPGRMWWSVPPGEDQFTTWAELTTVYHEGVPGHHLQIGTAQLQAATLNSWRRLMCWVSGQGEGWALYSERLMHQLGYLDDPGDYMGMLDAQRLRAARVVFDIGVHLGLQMPPQWGKGAWDAEKGYEFLERNLDLSKGQLDFEYNRYLGWPGQAPSYKIGQRLWEQIRDEYAATEGDAFSLKEFHTAALKLGSVGLDTLKRALLK, encoded by the coding sequence ATGACATCTCCCGCACCGCACCGCGAACCATCTGCGATCGACAAGATCGCCGAGGAGTTCTATCGCAAAAGCCTCGAGCTCACCCCGGAATGGGGAGTCTCCCTTGGCCTTCCCGGCTACGAATCCGCCTATGGCGATTACTCCCCCGCCGGCACTACCGGGCAAATCCGGCTCCTGAGCGACACCCTTAGTTCCCTGGCCAATGCCGCACCCGTTGATTCCGTGGACGAGGTCACCCTCGATGCCATGACCGAGCGCCTCGGGCTCGAATTGGAAATCCTGTTCACCGGCCGCACGGAACTGAATAACATTGCCAGCCCGGCCCAGGAAATCCGCTCGATCATCGATTTGATGCCCCAGGAGTCAGCAGAGGATTTCGCCTTTATCGCCCAGCGGCTCGAAAACCTGCCGGCAGCCATTGACGGCTATATTGCATCATTGCGTGATTCGGCAGCCAACTCGATGGTTCCCGCCAAGCGCCAGGTCCGGATTGTCACCACCCAATCAATTGACTACGCCAAGGACGGCGGATTCTTTGATCAGCTCGCTGTCGCTGGCAGCGCCATTGATCCCTCCTTGGCCCAGCGCCTGGAACGCGGTTCCGAAGGCTCGAAACTCGCCTATCGCCGTTTAGCCGAATATCTGGATGCCGAGCTCCTGGCTCAGGCTCCGGAACAAGACGCCGTGGGGCGCGAATACTATGCCCTCATGTCCCGGCGCTTCCTTGGCGCAACCGTCGACTTGGAAGAGACCTACGCCTGGGGCATTGCCGAGCTCGATGGCATCATCGCTGAACAGCAGCGTGTCGCCCAGCAAATCAAGCCGGGCTCGACCATCGACAAGGCGAAGCGCGTACTGAACGAGGATCCGGCCCGGAAGCTCAACGGCACCGATGCCTTGCGCGAGTGGATGCAGGACAAGGCCGACCAGGCCATCGCCGATTTAGCGGGAACGCACTTCGAAATCCCGGCGCCGATGGACCGCATCGAATGCATGATCGCCCCGACCCAGGACGGAGGGGTCTACTACACCGGACCGTCCGAGGATTTCACCCGTCCCGGGCGCATGTGGTGGTCGGTGCCACCAGGCGAGGACCAGTTCACCACTTGGGCCGAGCTGACCACGGTGTACCACGAAGGCGTGCCAGGACATCACTTGCAGATTGGCACGGCGCAGCTGCAAGCCGCGACCTTGAACAGCTGGCGCCGGTTGATGTGCTGGGTTTCGGGCCAAGGCGAAGGGTGGGCGCTGTATTCAGAACGGCTCATGCACCAGCTCGGCTATCTCGATGACCCCGGCGACTACATGGGAATGCTCGATGCACAGCGCCTGCGCGCGGCTCGAGTTGTTTTTGATATCGGCGTGCACCTCGGATTGCAGATGCCGCCACAGTGGGGCAAGGGCGCCTGGGACGCAGAGAAGGGCTACGAATTCCTGGAGCGGAACCTGGATCTTTCCAAGGGCCAGCTGGACTTCGAATACAACCGCTACCTGGGCTGGCCGGGACAGGCCCCATCCTACAAAATCGGCCAGAGGCTGTGGGAACAAATCCGTGATGAGTACGCGGCCACGGAAGGTGATGCCTTCTCGCTCAAGGAATTCCACACCGCCGCCCTGAAATTGGGATCGGTTGGCTTGGATACCCTCAAGCGCGCACTGCTGAAATAA